A genome region from Bacillaceae bacterium IKA-2 includes the following:
- a CDS encoding site-specific integrase, with amino-acid sequence MEQKYQTFEQLSSEVVKSLRDMSYSESRISQYRSAWQKLATFMENNQIEYYSASVGGAFIADFIGTGKYEEFSHWEKSIIRCVDVLTEFQSTGTFQYRRAKKSYQFYGCIGNPMVDFLNHRKSLGITENTLGHYRLNLHRFLSFFNEEGVMETEAIKKQHILGFVNQLGFYTPATRHSMLTTLRGFMRYLHDNGYTGIDFSYLIPKDNYKKQCKLPTTYTKNEVESLINTVDRSSPKGKRDAAMILLAARLGLRASDICLLKFENIHWEKNTITLVQQKTKNKIEHPLLIEIGEAIIDYLKYGRPKSDLPYVFLHAIPPYNCLNRSTLHSIVTFYLRRAGIKNITEKKHGPHALRHSLAGQLLEQKIPIHVISEVLGHKNTESTKTYLRIDLTSLSQCALDVPLLKTPFYAKEVE; translated from the coding sequence ATGGAACAAAAATATCAAACATTTGAACAACTGTCCTCAGAAGTAGTTAAATCCCTTCGGGATATGTCCTATTCCGAATCAAGGATAAGCCAATATCGTTCCGCGTGGCAAAAACTGGCTACTTTTATGGAAAACAATCAGATTGAGTATTATTCAGCGTCAGTAGGTGGAGCATTTATAGCTGACTTTATTGGTACTGGGAAATACGAGGAATTTAGCCATTGGGAAAAGAGCATAATCCGGTGTGTGGATGTTCTAACTGAATTTCAGTCTACAGGAACGTTCCAATACAGAAGGGCAAAGAAATCCTACCAATTTTATGGTTGCATCGGTAATCCTATGGTGGATTTCCTTAATCACCGAAAATCTTTGGGTATTACAGAAAATACGCTTGGTCATTACCGATTAAATCTTCATCGCTTTCTTAGTTTTTTTAATGAAGAAGGAGTCATGGAAACCGAAGCAATTAAAAAACAACACATTTTAGGATTTGTGAATCAGCTTGGTTTTTATACACCTGCAACGCGCCACAGCATGCTTACCACTTTACGTGGGTTTATGAGATATCTACATGACAATGGGTATACAGGGATTGACTTTTCATACCTAATTCCAAAAGACAATTACAAGAAGCAATGTAAACTACCCACGACATATACGAAAAATGAAGTTGAATCATTAATCAATACTGTTGACAGAAGTAGCCCAAAAGGGAAGCGTGATGCTGCTATGATACTATTGGCTGCACGATTGGGATTGAGGGCTTCTGACATCTGTCTGTTGAAGTTTGAAAACATACACTGGGAAAAGAATACAATTACACTTGTTCAACAAAAGACTAAAAATAAGATTGAGCATCCACTTTTAATAGAAATAGGAGAGGCTATTATCGATTATCTGAAGTATGGACGGCCTAAATCTGATCTTCCTTATGTCTTCCTACATGCAATCCCGCCATATAACTGCCTAAATAGATCGACTTTGCATAGCATTGTTACTTTTTATCTCCGTCGTGCTGGCATTAAAAACATAACAGAAAAGAAACATGGTCCTCATGCTTTGAGGCACAGTCTTGCTGGGCAACTACTGGAACAAAAAATACCCATCCATGTTATATCAGAAGTGCTAGGTCACAAGAATACCGAAAGCACAAAAACTTATTTACGAATAGACTTAACATCTTTGAGCCAATGCGCATTAGATGTTCCACTCTTAAAAACGCCATTTTATGCCAAGGAGGTGGAATGA
- a CDS encoding peptidoglycan-binding protein, with translation MKKVVMSVVLAGSLFVLPSVSGAALGDQTLREGIRHGDVVELQNALRDTGHFDFNKSTGYFGSITRQAVRDFQRSNDLIVDGIAGPQTFNALGTSATSKAVVVSSNSSTIDFSQTLRQGSRGSNVRTLQTVLNDNGVNAGTVDGVFGPKTTTAVRDFQRSAGITIDGVAGPQTYSALNGNQSNTATTISNSNETSNTATTISNSNETSNTATTISNSNETSNTSNVNQLIQGAEDLLGSSYVWGGTTPAGFDSSGFIVYVFKENGINLSRTHREYYHEGASVSTAQKGDVVFFETYLNEPSHAGIYLGNNTFIHNSSTQGVIITSMDNSYWSPKYIGAKRYIN, from the coding sequence ATGAAAAAAGTGGTAATGAGTGTCGTTTTAGCGGGCTCTTTGTTCGTTTTACCGTCAGTGTCCGGTGCCGCACTAGGAGATCAAACGTTACGTGAGGGAATTCGGCATGGTGATGTAGTTGAATTGCAAAATGCGCTGCGGGACACAGGGCACTTTGACTTTAACAAATCAACAGGATATTTTGGTTCTATAACGAGACAAGCTGTTCGTGACTTCCAACGAAGCAACGACCTTATCGTCGATGGAATTGCAGGACCTCAAACGTTTAATGCTTTAGGTACTTCTGCGACTAGCAAGGCAGTGGTTGTAAGTTCTAATTCATCTACAATTGATTTTTCACAAACACTTCGTCAAGGAAGTCGTGGATCTAATGTAAGAACGTTACAAACAGTTTTAAATGATAATGGTGTAAATGCAGGAACGGTAGACGGTGTCTTTGGTCCGAAAACCACAACTGCAGTTCGTGATTTCCAACGTAGTGCGGGAATTACTATAGACGGTGTTGCTGGACCTCAAACATATAGTGCTTTAAATGGTAATCAATCAAATACAGCAACGACTATTTCTAATAGTAATGAAACATCAAATACAGCAACGACTATTTCTAATAGTAATGAAACATCAAATACAGCAACGACTATTTCTAATAGTAATGAAACATCAAATACATCCAATGTTAATCAATTAATTCAAGGTGCTGAAGACTTATTAGGATCTTCTTATGTATGGGGTGGAACGACTCCTGCTGGATTTGACAGTAGCGGCTTTATCGTTTATGTATTTAAAGAGAACGGTATTAACCTTTCACGGACTCATCGCGAATATTACCACGAGGGTGCTTCCGTTTCCACGGCACAAAAAGGAGATGTCGTGTTCTTTGAAACCTATTTAAATGAGCCTTCTCATGCGGGGATTTACCTTGGAAACAATACATTCATCCACAATAGTTCCACTCAAGGAGTGATTATTACAAGTATGGATAATTCATACTGGAGCCCCAAGTATATAGGTGCTAAACGTTACATAAATTAA
- the istB gene encoding IS21-like element helper ATPase IstB — translation MQIQEMAHILKLPYIKTNYQMLLDEANHTNMTHRELISRLLERELELRLENGLKHRLRRAKFPLNKYLEDFDKSKYHKKFIPKFEELETLQFIENKENIILIGSPGCGKSHYSIGLGIKACLEGKSVLFISVPNLIIELKEAMSESKLSQYKTKFEKYSLVVLDELGYVSFDKIGCEILFNLLSNRNDKGSIIITTNLAFDRWEEIFKDPMLTGAIVDRLAHKSHILDISREVSHRFEETMSWLKPTK, via the coding sequence ATGCAAATACAAGAAATGGCCCATATACTAAAATTACCCTATATAAAAACCAATTATCAAATGCTTCTTGATGAAGCAAACCATACAAACATGACCCACCGAGAGCTGATAAGTCGTCTACTCGAAAGAGAATTAGAACTAAGGCTTGAGAATGGTTTAAAACATAGACTCAGAAGGGCTAAATTCCCTCTTAACAAGTACTTAGAAGACTTCGACAAGAGTAAGTACCATAAGAAATTTATACCGAAATTCGAAGAACTAGAAACGTTGCAGTTCATTGAAAATAAAGAAAATATAATCTTAATAGGATCTCCTGGCTGCGGGAAATCACATTATAGTATTGGGCTTGGTATTAAGGCGTGTTTGGAAGGCAAAAGTGTATTGTTTATCTCTGTACCTAACTTAATAATAGAGTTAAAAGAAGCAATGAGTGAAAGCAAACTATCGCAATATAAAACCAAATTTGAAAAGTACAGTCTTGTCGTTTTAGATGAACTGGGATACGTATCATTTGACAAAATTGGTTGTGAAATACTATTTAATTTATTATCAAATAGAAACGATAAAGGATCAATAATCATAACAACAAACTTGGCTTTTGATCGCTGGGAAGAGATTTTTAAAGACCCGATGCTTACTGGTGCAATTGTAGATAGACTTGCTCACAAATCACATATCTTAGATATTTCACGAGAAGTAAGTCACCGATTTGAAGAGACAATGTCATGGCTAAAACCAACTAAATAA
- a CDS encoding endospore germination permease: MNYIKISTAQALMILISSITVTGHLLFIPVILNHSGRDGWISVLLSFFSIIYIIYIITKLSLRYQGQTIIEYAEIILGKYFGKILSLVLIFYFFHDGTLSIRGFGEFYTTEITPDAPILIYLTLIVILAVYTVRQGLEVLVRTNQFFLVVMVIIGITASMVTFPEKDYRNLLPILEFGIQPVLMGALSLTSLFSTFVVAGMIFPYIYDPKSLKRFSLVTGIMLILLFLGPITGPIAVYGGERAVGFAFPTFQLLRDISIGDIQRLDLFGILLWSMGSFSKISLHLFATSLGIAKLFKLNDYKPLIIPVGALMIIVGLQNSENFIEVYRFLKDVYPYYSTLIGILLPSILFLFSTIQMKSKKGSSQNV; the protein is encoded by the coding sequence ATGAATTACATCAAGATATCTACAGCTCAAGCGTTAATGATCTTAATTTCAAGTATAACAGTTACCGGTCATCTCTTGTTTATTCCTGTCATCTTAAATCATTCTGGGAGAGACGGGTGGATATCGGTTTTATTATCTTTTTTTTCTATAATTTATATTATCTATATTATTACGAAGTTGTCATTACGTTATCAAGGCCAAACGATTATCGAGTATGCAGAAATAATTTTGGGGAAGTATTTCGGAAAAATATTATCCTTAGTGTTAATATTTTATTTTTTTCACGATGGAACTTTATCGATTAGAGGTTTTGGGGAGTTTTACACAACGGAGATAACACCGGATGCTCCTATATTAATATACTTGACTTTGATTGTTATTTTGGCAGTATACACAGTTCGGCAAGGTTTAGAAGTTCTCGTCAGAACGAATCAGTTTTTTTTGGTAGTTATGGTCATAATTGGAATCACGGCATCAATGGTGACTTTTCCCGAGAAGGATTATCGAAACCTCTTACCAATTCTAGAGTTTGGTATCCAACCAGTATTAATGGGGGCACTAAGTTTGACTTCCCTTTTCAGCACATTTGTTGTTGCAGGGATGATTTTCCCGTATATATATGACCCGAAATCTTTAAAACGATTTAGTTTAGTAACTGGCATTATGTTAATTTTGTTATTTCTAGGTCCGATAACAGGACCTATAGCAGTTTATGGTGGTGAAAGAGCAGTTGGCTTTGCATTCCCAACGTTTCAGTTGTTACGCGATATATCAATAGGAGATATCCAACGCTTAGATTTATTTGGGATACTACTTTGGTCAATGGGATCATTTTCAAAAATATCGCTTCATCTTTTTGCGACTAGTCTAGGTATAGCAAAGCTTTTTAAGTTAAATGATTATAAACCATTAATTATTCCAGTGGGCGCACTAATGATTATAGTTGGCTTACAAAATAGTGAAAATTTCATTGAGGTTTATCGTTTTTTAAAAGATGTTTATCCGTATTACTCAACTTTAATCGGTATATTACTTCCTTCAATTTTATTTTTATTTTCGACTATTCAAATGAAAAGTAAAAAAGGGAGTAGCCAAAATGTCTAA
- a CDS encoding LTA synthase family protein, whose amino-acid sequence MVYGKMKELFFRFKFLWLAVFFLWIKTYLIYKFGFRISSDSLLQEFLLFINPLSSAVFVLGIALFFRGKFKNVMVIMMSLLATIILYANLLYYRFFSDFLTLPVLLQTSNVKDLQGSMFELMSLLDIVLLVDIFILYVLFVKNKSLKLASIKYEKVFVFSLALLIFTVNITIAQIERPQLLARAFDREMLVKNIGTLNHHIYDIFIQSKAKTKRTFASSSDITEVRNYTMSNYKKPDEDLFGLAKDKNIIVITMESVQSFVINKKIDGEEITPFLNNLINDSYYFENFYHQTSQGKTSDSEFIVSNSMFGKNSGAVFFTHASNEYNALPEILRGEGYYTSVMHANNKSFWNRDMMYGPLGFDHFFDIESYDVNEENSIGWGLKDVDFFKQSVSHLKSQSEPFYTNLITLTNHFPFELAEEDKLINELETNSRTLNQYVTTVRYTDHALELFFDELKAEGLYENSIFILYGDHYGISELHNNAMSMFLEKEEITPFDTAQLQKVPMYVHIPGHQDNQTLETVGGQIDVKPTILHLLGIADRKDIQFGTDLFAPKRKSLAIFRDGSFVTDTHVFTKENCYQNSTGEVVETTYCEPYFEKVNSDLLYSDKMIYGDLLRFDIEE is encoded by the coding sequence ATGGTTTATGGTAAAATGAAAGAATTATTTTTTAGGTTTAAGTTTTTGTGGCTGGCGGTCTTTTTTTTATGGATAAAAACTTATCTGATTTATAAATTTGGTTTTAGAATTTCTTCTGATAGTCTCTTACAGGAGTTTCTATTATTCATAAATCCACTTAGTTCAGCTGTGTTCGTTCTAGGTATTGCTCTGTTTTTTAGAGGAAAATTTAAAAATGTGATGGTCATTATGATGAGTCTATTGGCGACAATAATTTTGTATGCTAATTTATTATACTATCGGTTTTTTTCAGATTTTTTAACTTTGCCAGTATTGCTACAAACGAGTAATGTAAAAGATTTACAAGGAAGTATGTTTGAGCTAATGAGTTTACTAGATATTGTATTACTAGTAGATATTTTTATTCTTTACGTTTTATTTGTAAAGAACAAGAGCCTTAAATTAGCTTCTATTAAATATGAAAAAGTTTTTGTGTTTTCGTTAGCTTTGCTTATTTTCACAGTAAATATAACGATAGCTCAAATAGAGCGCCCTCAATTATTAGCACGTGCATTTGATCGAGAAATGCTTGTTAAAAATATCGGGACTTTAAATCATCATATTTATGATATTTTTATTCAGTCGAAAGCTAAGACCAAACGTACTTTTGCTAGTAGCTCAGATATTACGGAAGTTAGAAACTACACAATGTCTAATTATAAAAAACCAGACGAAGATTTGTTTGGGTTAGCAAAAGATAAAAATATAATTGTTATAACAATGGAATCTGTACAAAGCTTTGTTATTAATAAAAAAATCGATGGTGAAGAAATTACGCCTTTCTTAAATAATTTAATCAATGATAGTTATTATTTCGAAAATTTTTATCATCAAACATCGCAAGGAAAGACATCAGATTCCGAATTTATAGTTTCTAATTCAATGTTTGGTAAGAATAGTGGGGCTGTATTTTTCACTCACGCTAGCAATGAATACAATGCGCTTCCAGAAATTTTAAGAGGTGAGGGCTACTATACATCAGTTATGCATGCAAATAATAAAAGCTTTTGGAATCGAGATATGATGTATGGCCCATTGGGATTTGACCATTTTTTCGATATTGAATCATATGACGTAAACGAGGAAAATTCAATTGGTTGGGGATTAAAAGATGTTGATTTTTTCAAGCAATCAGTCTCGCATTTAAAGTCACAGTCAGAACCGTTTTACACGAATTTAATAACATTGACAAACCACTTTCCGTTTGAACTAGCAGAGGAAGATAAATTGATTAATGAGCTGGAGACGAATAGCCGTACATTAAACCAGTATGTAACAACTGTCCGCTATACGGATCATGCGCTAGAATTGTTTTTTGATGAGTTAAAAGCAGAAGGGTTATATGAGAATTCTATTTTCATTCTTTATGGAGATCACTACGGTATTTCCGAATTGCACAATAATGCAATGAGCATGTTTTTAGAAAAGGAAGAAATTACTCCTTTTGATACGGCTCAATTGCAGAAGGTGCCAATGTATGTTCATATACCAGGACATCAAGACAACCAGACGTTAGAGACGGTCGGGGGACAAATTGACGTAAAACCGACTATCTTACATTTGTTAGGGATTGCAGATAGAAAAGATATCCAATTTGGAACTGATCTTTTCGCTCCTAAGCGCAAGTCACTTGCTATATTTCGCGATGGAAGTTTTGTAACAGACACTCATGTCTTTACAAAAGAGAATTGTTATCAAAATAGTACGGGTGAAGTAGTTGAAACAACTTATTGCGAACCATATTTTGAGAAGGTCAATTCAGATTTATTATATTCAGATAAAATGATTTATGGTGATTTATTACGTTTTGACATAGAGGAATAA
- a CDS encoding tyrosine-type recombinase/integrase encodes MMPNYCGIYAGLIEQYIDFKRNLGYKFVDATYTLSLFDRFTIDNAVLKLGLSKEIVDKWSEKRPNESDKTRYARIHYIAKFSAYLNDMGYPSHIPRLPKKYSSTFVPHIFSKKEVNAFFDACDTLKVNRRFETTVYVLPALFRMLYGCGIRISEALSLTCKDVDLDAKNIIVRETKNGKDRILPLSETLTEVCIQYRNVRPGKYEPKGYFFIKNNGQKCNAKAIYEWFRKILWNAGIPHGGKGFGPRMHDFRHTFSVHSLVKMSEAGLDLYYSLPILSKYLGHQSLEATDKYVRLTSDMYPDLIREVDNVCAYVFPEVDHYEAD; translated from the coding sequence ATGATGCCGAACTATTGTGGTATTTATGCTGGTTTAATCGAACAGTACATTGATTTCAAAAGAAACCTCGGTTACAAGTTTGTTGATGCCACTTACACACTTTCGTTATTTGACAGATTTACAATAGATAATGCCGTATTAAAACTCGGTCTATCAAAGGAGATTGTTGATAAATGGAGTGAGAAGCGTCCAAATGAATCAGACAAGACACGTTATGCGAGGATTCATTATATTGCAAAATTTTCCGCCTATTTAAATGATATGGGATATCCATCACATATACCGAGATTGCCTAAAAAGTACAGCAGTACGTTTGTACCACATATTTTCTCGAAAAAGGAAGTGAATGCATTCTTCGATGCATGTGATACGCTTAAAGTTAATAGACGATTTGAAACAACTGTGTATGTACTCCCCGCTTTATTTAGAATGCTATATGGCTGTGGCATCCGTATCAGCGAAGCGTTATCCCTAACATGTAAGGATGTTGATCTTGATGCAAAAAATATTATTGTCAGGGAAACGAAAAACGGCAAAGACCGAATACTCCCATTATCTGAAACACTAACTGAGGTGTGTATTCAATATAGGAATGTTCGTCCCGGCAAATATGAACCGAAAGGTTATTTTTTTATCAAGAACAATGGGCAAAAATGTAATGCCAAGGCAATATATGAATGGTTCAGAAAAATACTCTGGAATGCAGGAATTCCACATGGTGGGAAGGGTTTTGGCCCAAGAATGCATGACTTTCGTCACACTTTCAGTGTACACTCTCTTGTGAAAATGTCAGAAGCTGGGCTAGATTTATACTACTCACTCCCAATATTATCAAAATATCTTGGGCATCAGTCATTAGAGGCTACAGATAAGTATGTAAGGCTAACATCTGACATGTACCCTGATTTAATTAGAGAAGTAGATAACGTTTGTGCCTATGTATTTCCGGAGGTTGACCATTATGAAGCCGACTGA
- a CDS encoding site-specific integrase, whose amino-acid sequence MKPTDFSRYLTGFLTKYLPGEMGFSINTIASYRDTFVLFLTFIKDKKGIKTNSLTLGMINKEMVIHFLDWIETERGCSTATRNVRLAALHSFFQYLQYQSPDNLLEWQRILGIRVKKTETKSISYLTLNGIRLLLEMPDQSTKIGRRDLALLSIMYESGGRVQEIIDLTPSQVRFDRPCTVKLIGKGNKARIVPLMDAPLDLLNRYMDEQGLLSLSANMYPLFCNKRGEKLTRAGVNYILDKYARKARIKDQILIPERFSCHCLRHSKAMHLLQAGVNLIYIRDILGHRSVQTTEIYAKVDSKQKREAIEKAYTDVVPKGAPSWQKSGDLLEWLKRFDK is encoded by the coding sequence ATGAAGCCGACTGATTTCTCTCGCTATCTGACAGGATTTCTTACAAAATACCTGCCAGGAGAAATGGGGTTCAGTATAAATACGATTGCCTCTTATAGAGACACATTTGTACTTTTCCTTACATTTATCAAGGATAAAAAAGGAATAAAAACAAATTCTCTGACGCTGGGCATGATTAATAAGGAAATGGTTATTCACTTTCTTGACTGGATAGAAACAGAGCGTGGCTGTAGTACAGCCACAAGGAACGTCCGCCTTGCGGCATTACACTCTTTCTTCCAATATCTCCAGTATCAGAGCCCCGATAATCTTTTGGAATGGCAGAGAATCCTTGGAATCCGGGTTAAGAAAACAGAAACAAAATCAATCAGTTACCTAACGCTTAATGGGATCAGACTACTTTTGGAAATGCCTGATCAGTCAACTAAAATAGGACGAAGAGATCTTGCTCTTTTGTCAATTATGTATGAAAGCGGTGGAAGAGTACAGGAAATCATTGACCTCACTCCGTCACAAGTACGTTTTGACAGACCATGTACTGTAAAGTTAATTGGTAAGGGGAATAAAGCCCGGATAGTCCCTCTGATGGATGCTCCGTTAGATTTATTAAATCGATATATGGATGAGCAGGGGCTGTTAAGTTTGTCAGCAAACATGTACCCATTGTTCTGTAACAAAAGAGGAGAAAAACTGACCCGGGCAGGGGTGAATTACATACTAGATAAATATGCACGCAAGGCTCGTATTAAAGATCAAATATTAATCCCAGAACGATTTAGCTGTCATTGTCTGAGACATTCAAAAGCTATGCACTTACTCCAAGCAGGAGTTAATCTCATATACATCCGTGATATACTAGGTCACCGTTCTGTCCAAACAACTGAAATTTACGCTAAGGTAGATTCAAAACAAAAAAGAGAAGCAATTGAAAAAGCATATACAGATGTTGTACCAAAAGGTGCACCTTCTTGGCAAAAAAGTGGAGATTTATTGGAATGGCTAAAAAGATTTGATAAATAA
- a CDS encoding SpoVR family protein, which produces MEIDRELEKTIDEITEIATGFGLDFYPMHYEICPADIIYTFGAYGMPTRFSHWSFGKQFHKMKIHYDLGLSKIYELVINSNPCYAFLLNTNSLIQNKLIIAHVLAHCDFFKNNARFSNTRRDMVESMTATAERIAHYEMVHGKEEVEIFLDAVLAIQEHIDPSINRPKLDWTLADSEEEEEIKRKTPYDDLWNINKIDETLARKKKKKFPPQPEKDILLFIEEYSRELEPWQRDILTMMREEMLYFWPQLETKIMNEGWASYWHQRILRELDLGFDEAIEFAKLNAGVVQPSKTQINPYYLGLKIFEDIEERYNNPTEEMKKLDVLPNSGREKMFEVREIESDISFLRNYLTKDLVLREDMYLFQKQGRDYKIVDKGWKDVREQLIGMRINGGFPFISVTDGDYLKNGELYLTHYYEGIELDVKYLEKVLPYIYQLWGRPVHMETQISDKQIVFVYDGKKIHRRYL; this is translated from the coding sequence ATGGAAATCGATCGCGAGTTAGAGAAAACCATTGATGAAATTACAGAAATTGCTACAGGATTCGGTCTAGATTTTTACCCAATGCACTATGAGATTTGTCCAGCAGATATCATCTATACGTTTGGGGCATATGGGATGCCAACTCGTTTCTCACATTGGTCTTTTGGAAAACAATTTCATAAAATGAAAATTCATTATGATCTTGGATTAAGCAAAATTTATGAACTGGTTATTAATTCAAACCCATGTTATGCCTTTTTATTAAACACAAATTCTTTGATCCAAAACAAGCTAATTATCGCGCATGTTTTGGCACACTGTGATTTCTTCAAAAATAATGCGAGATTCTCAAACACAAGACGTGATATGGTCGAGAGCATGACCGCTACTGCCGAACGAATTGCTCATTATGAAATGGTTCACGGCAAAGAAGAAGTGGAAATTTTTTTAGATGCAGTCCTTGCCATTCAAGAACACATTGATCCAAGTATAAATCGGCCTAAACTTGACTGGACATTAGCTGACTCAGAGGAAGAGGAGGAAATCAAACGTAAAACACCTTACGATGATTTATGGAACATTAATAAGATAGATGAGACACTAGCACGAAAAAAGAAAAAGAAGTTCCCACCACAACCTGAGAAGGATATTCTTTTGTTTATTGAGGAGTACAGCCGTGAACTAGAACCATGGCAACGAGATATACTAACAATGATGCGCGAAGAAATGCTCTATTTTTGGCCACAACTAGAGACAAAGATCATGAACGAAGGCTGGGCTTCGTATTGGCATCAACGGATTCTTCGAGAACTAGATCTCGGTTTTGATGAAGCGATCGAATTTGCCAAACTTAACGCTGGTGTAGTACAGCCGTCAAAAACACAGATCAATCCGTACTACCTTGGGCTGAAAATTTTTGAAGATATCGAGGAGCGCTATAATAATCCTACTGAAGAAATGAAAAAGCTTGATGTTCTGCCAAACAGTGGCCGCGAGAAAATGTTTGAGGTTCGTGAAATTGAAAGTGATATTTCTTTCCTCCGTAACTATCTGACCAAGGATCTCGTGCTTCGCGAAGACATGTACTTGTTCCAAAAGCAAGGTCGGGATTACAAAATTGTTGATAAAGGCTGGAAAGATGTTCGCGAACAACTTATCGGCATGCGGATCAACGGTGGCTTTCCATTTATAAGTGTAACTGACGGCGATTATTTAAAAAATGGAGAGCTTTATCTTACGCATTATTATGAGGGAATCGAGCTAGACGTTAAATATTTAGAAAAGGTACTCCCCTATATTTATCAACTTTGGGGCAGACCGGTCCATATGGAAACCCAAATTTCGGATAAACAGATTGTCTTTGTGTATGATGGCAAGAAGATTCATCGAAGGTATTTGTAG
- a CDS encoding GTP pyrophosphokinase family protein: MSTITTIDIKQLKKYKKEVTRFLMVYQFGLDELNTKINILKQEFHYIHDYNPIENVKSRIKSPESILKKLHRKNLKFSRSSIKESMKDIAGIRITCSFVSDIYEISKMLECQHDIDVIEIKDYIKNPKPNGYQSLHLILKIPVFMSDRTEMVYVEIQIRTIAMDFWASLEHKIYYKYNKGVPVRMLNELKNAADTVAQLDKKMEELHKEVRELDSDDDYEYESKLLNFSNEKFNIPMELLEAISDNNS; the protein is encoded by the coding sequence ATGAGCACAATAACAACAATAGATATAAAGCAATTAAAAAAATATAAAAAAGAAGTTACTAGATTTTTGATGGTGTATCAGTTTGGATTGGATGAGTTAAATACGAAAATTAATATTCTCAAACAGGAGTTTCATTATATTCATGACTATAATCCGATTGAAAATGTTAAGTCTAGAATTAAATCGCCAGAAAGTATCTTGAAGAAATTACATCGAAAAAATCTTAAATTTTCACGGTCATCTATAAAAGAAAGTATGAAAGATATTGCAGGAATTCGTATTACATGTTCATTTGTCTCTGACATTTATGAAATAAGTAAGATGCTCGAGTGTCAACACGATATTGACGTAATTGAAATTAAAGATTACATTAAAAATCCTAAACCAAATGGATACCAAAGTCTTCATCTTATCCTTAAAATACCGGTCTTTATGTCTGATCGTACTGAGATGGTATATGTAGAAATACAAATTCGGACAATTGCTATGGATTTCTGGGCAAGTTTAGAACATAAAATATATTATAAATACAATAAAGGTGTACCAGTAAGGATGTTAAATGAATTGAAAAATGCAGCAGATACAGTAGCTCAACTAGATAAAAAAATGGAAGAACTGCATAAGGAAGTTAGAGAATTAGATTCTGATGACGATTATGAATATGAATCAAAACTATTAAACTTTTCTAACGAGAAATTCAACATACCAATGGAGTTATTAGAAGCGATTTCTGACAATAACAGCTAA